The following proteins are co-located in the Microcystis wesenbergii NRERC-220 genome:
- a CDS encoding DUF29 domain-containing protein, translating into MKSDLYEKDYYLWIEKTISLLENHQFSDLDLDNLIEEISSMGKSEKRSLESYLTRLLEHLLKLAYWQSELEYNQRGWKNEIRNFRLRIQQIIEDSPSLKPYLSEIFSPCYQNARKLFLDLSGMAENLVSLAPICTIEQALNEDWFPEISK; encoded by the coding sequence ATGAAGAGTGATTTATACGAAAAAGATTACTATCTCTGGATAGAGAAAACCATATCTTTACTAGAAAATCATCAATTTTCCGATTTGGATTTAGATAATCTCATCGAGGAAATTAGTAGTATGGGGAAAAGTGAGAAACGAAGTTTAGAAAGTTATTTAACTCGGTTATTAGAACATTTGCTAAAACTAGCTTACTGGCAATCGGAATTAGAATATAATCAAAGAGGATGGAAAAATGAAATCCGTAACTTTCGCCTAAGAATTCAACAAATTATTGAAGACAGTCCCAGTTTAAAGCCCTATCTATCGGAAATTTTCTCGCCCTGTTATCAAAATGCGCGTAAATTATTTCTGGATTTATCTGGAATGGCTGAAAATTTGGTCAGTTTAGCTCCAATTTGCACTATAGAACAGGCTTTAAATGAGGATTGGTTTCCTGAAATCTCAAAATAA
- a CDS encoding DUF29 domain-containing protein — protein MDKTLYEQDYYLWLEKTISLLENRQFSELDLENLIEEIKDMSRRERQKLESLLTKLLEHLLKLTYWQSKRDYNKNKWRREILNFRIQIKRIISNKKDGTYNTNLASYLTEILEPCYEDACHLFVEGSGIDKRLLSATPIGSIDQILDENWFPEFLGED, from the coding sequence ATGGATAAGACTTTATACGAACAGGATTACTATCTCTGGTTAGAGAAAACCATATCTTTACTAGAAAATCGCCAGTTTTCTGAGTTGGATTTAGAAAATTTAATTGAAGAAATAAAAGATATGTCCAGAAGAGAACGTCAGAAGTTAGAGAGTTTACTAACTAAACTCTTGGAGCATTTACTTAAATTAACTTATTGGCAATCTAAGCGCGATTACAATAAAAACAAGTGGCGACGTGAGATTTTAAATTTTCGCATTCAAATCAAAAGAATTATTAGCAACAAAAAGGATGGAACTTATAATACAAACTTAGCATCTTACCTCACCGAGATTCTTGAGCCATGTTACGAGGATGCTTGCCATCTATTTGTCGAAGGTTCTGGCATCGATAAAAGACTTTTAAGTGCTACACCTATTGGATCAATCGACCAAATTTTAGATGAAAATTGGTTTCCTGAGTTTCTCGGAGAGGATTAA
- a CDS encoding ribonucleoside-diphosphate reductase subunit alpha, which produces MQSKPLTTAVSIHKNNEVIPFRSTPLANMGSHGIRVIRRDGSTTSLNIGKIREVVEWACEGKKVNSIALEAGLTTRLRDGITTREIQDNLINCALEMCSPEEPDWRYVAGRLHIWSLWKDTLVARGYQYGNYEKTVKTQVKNRLYDERILIYSEAELKEAGSWINPDWDIDYDYAGALLITSRYLLKNELPQEALLTCSLLLASVESPGNRLPWAKKFYQAIAQRKISLATPILANLRTPKGSLTSCFILSIDDSLESIFGEITNAARISKNGGGVGVNVSRIRATGSWVMGKANASGGIIPWIKLLNDTAIAVNQGGRRAGAVTIGVDIWHLDVPEFLEMQTENGDQRRKAYDIFPQLVITDEFMRRVITKAEWTLVDPYEVRTKLGIELAELWGEEFEEAYRLVEANLDKEIVLYKKINARDLFKTIMRSQVETGMPYIAFKDTINRANPNKHDGYIPGVNLCTESFSNVTPDKTAHCCNLVSLNLANIDGEEIESNCQIAVRILDNTIDITNPPFDNAKNHNDKYRTIGVGAMGLADWLAKRKLSYNNLSEISNLFEEIGYWCTYSSMELAKERGAYQAFLGSEWSQGKLIGAKPVAWFLNNAVQPQRWQQLAEDIQRFGIRNSHITAIAPNTSSSLVQGCTASVLPVYSRFFYDKWAKGTVPIAPPFIEEAFWFYSENKNLEQQQVVKAIATMQEWIDTGISMELLFNLNEGVYFPAEPNRCLTAKDIFDTLVMAWELGCKAIYYIRTVQKDNFRESDDSCSSCAN; this is translated from the coding sequence GCAAAATTCGCGAGGTGGTAGAGTGGGCTTGTGAGGGCAAAAAAGTCAATTCAATCGCCTTAGAAGCGGGTTTAACCACACGCCTGCGGGATGGGATTACCACTAGGGAAATACAGGATAATTTAATCAATTGCGCCCTAGAAATGTGTAGTCCAGAGGAACCGGATTGGCGCTATGTGGCGGGAAGATTGCATATTTGGAGTCTTTGGAAAGATACCTTAGTAGCCCGGGGTTATCAGTACGGAAATTACGAGAAAACTGTCAAAACTCAAGTTAAGAATCGGCTATACGACGAAAGAATTCTCATCTATTCTGAGGCAGAATTAAAAGAAGCTGGTTCTTGGATTAATCCCGATTGGGATATCGATTATGACTACGCCGGGGCATTGTTAATCACTAGCCGTTATTTACTCAAAAATGAGTTACCCCAAGAGGCATTATTAACCTGTTCCCTACTGCTTGCCAGTGTGGAAAGTCCTGGTAATAGACTCCCCTGGGCGAAGAAATTTTATCAGGCGATTGCCCAAAGAAAAATCTCTCTTGCCACCCCAATTTTAGCCAATTTACGCACTCCCAAAGGTTCCCTAACCAGTTGTTTTATCCTTTCCATTGACGACAGTTTAGAAAGCATTTTCGGCGAGATTACTAATGCTGCCCGCATCTCAAAAAATGGTGGCGGTGTCGGGGTGAATGTGAGTAGAATTCGCGCCACTGGTAGCTGGGTAATGGGGAAAGCTAATGCTTCCGGTGGGATTATTCCTTGGATTAAATTACTCAACGATACAGCTATTGCAGTCAATCAGGGGGGAAGACGCGCTGGGGCAGTAACTATCGGTGTTGACATCTGGCATTTAGACGTGCCAGAATTTCTGGAAATGCAGACAGAAAACGGTGATCAAAGACGCAAAGCTTATGATATTTTTCCCCAATTAGTTATCACCGATGAATTCATGCGTCGGGTGATAACTAAAGCCGAGTGGACATTAGTAGATCCCTACGAAGTTCGCACTAAATTAGGGATAGAATTAGCGGAACTATGGGGGGAAGAATTTGAAGAGGCTTATCGTTTAGTAGAGGCTAATTTAGATAAAGAGATTGTCCTCTATAAAAAAATCAATGCCCGGGACTTATTTAAAACTATCATGCGTTCCCAAGTAGAAACAGGAATGCCCTACATTGCCTTCAAAGATACCATCAATCGCGCTAATCCTAATAAACACGATGGCTATATCCCTGGTGTAAATTTATGCACGGAGAGCTTCTCAAATGTCACCCCCGATAAAACTGCCCATTGTTGTAATTTAGTTAGCCTTAATTTAGCCAACATCGACGGGGAAGAAATCGAGTCTAATTGTCAAATCGCTGTCAGGATTCTCGACAACACCATCGATATTACTAACCCTCCCTTTGATAATGCTAAAAACCACAACGATAAATATCGCACTATTGGGGTAGGGGCGATGGGATTAGCTGACTGGTTAGCTAAACGGAAATTATCCTACAATAACCTATCAGAAATTAGTAATTTATTTGAAGAAATTGGCTATTGGTGTACCTATTCCTCGATGGAATTAGCCAAAGAACGCGGCGCTTATCAAGCTTTCTTGGGTAGCGAATGGAGTCAAGGTAAATTAATCGGTGCCAAACCAGTGGCATGGTTTTTAAATAATGCGGTGCAACCGCAAAGATGGCAACAATTAGCCGAAGATATTCAACGATTTGGCATCCGTAACTCCCATATTACCGCCATTGCTCCTAATACTTCCTCTAGTTTGGTACAGGGATGTACCGCTAGTGTTTTGCCGGTTTATAGTCGCTTTTTCTACGATAAATGGGCAAAGGGAACCGTTCCCATCGCACCACCTTTTATTGAAGAAGCTTTCTGGTTTTATTCAGAGAATAAAAATCTCGAACAGCAACAAGTGGTGAAAGCGATCGCTACTATGCAAGAATGGATCGATACGGGGATTTCTATGGAATTATTATTCAACCTCAATGAAGGGGTTTACTTCCCCGCAGAACCCAACCGTTGTCTCACAGCAAAAGACATCTTTGATACCCTAGTTATGGCGTGGGAATTGGGCTGTAAAGCGATTTATTATATCCGTACCGTACAAAAGGACAATTTTCGAGAGTCTGACGATAGTTGTTCTAGTTGCGCTAATTAA